The following DNA comes from Funiculus sociatus GB2-C1.
GGTTAAAGAAGAAGGATGTTGAAGACTTCATTGATGCGGCAATGATGGGAAATATAGAAGCAGTAAAGGCAGCAATTGAGGCAGGGATAGACATTAATGCTATTGGCTCTAATGGTGAAACTGCCCTAATGTATGCGGCTCATTACGTTCATATTCCCGTAGTCCAAGCTCTAATTGATGCAGGTGCTAATCTAAATATCTTGAGCGAAGAAGATGGACTCGGTGAAGGAGAAACCGCTTTGATGCACCTAGCTGGAAGCTTTTTTGCAACAGGAAAACGCGCTGAGGTGGTCAAAATATTAGTGGAAGCGGGAGCGAACATCAATCTCAAAGGTAAGGATGGTCGTACCGCCCTGATGTGCGCTACTATGGCGCGTTATGCCGATTCGATACAGGCTTTGATAGAAGCCGGTGCAGACCTTGATGCTAGAGATGATGATGGCAATACAGCGATGATGCTGGCTGAGGGTAACAGACATCGTAAAATTGTTCGCCTGCTCAAACAAGCGGGTGCTTCAGAAGGGGGAATGAATGATATTGCCTTAATTCAAGCAGCCTCTGACGGAAATGCCGAACAGGTTAGAGCGTTAATTCAAGCAGGCGCGGACGTTAATCGCAGGACGAATAGCACCGCGTTATGCAATGCAGCTTCAAGAGGGCATGATGAAATCGTGAGGATGCTGATTGAAGCTGGTGCAGACGTAAACAAAAGAGCCTTCGCTGGCTCTTTTAATCCGCTACTCCATGCTGCCTCTCAGGGATACCTTGATATCGTTCGCGCCTTGGTAGAAGCGGGTGCAGATGTGAATGCGAGGGTTGAAGATTACTGTAATGCACTTGAATATGCTGAGTTGGGCATGATGAAAGGGCATCACAAAGGTAGACAACACGCCGAGGTGATTGAATTACTCAAGCAAGCAGGTGCTACCAAGTCGCAAGATTTTTAATCGGAAGATATCGCGATCGCATTCCCCCTTCCTCCCGCACAAACAAAAAAAATGGGGATGAGTCACCTCACCCCCATCTATTAGCAATTAGCTACTACAGAGTTGGCACAAATTGCTCTTTTTCAGGAACCTCTGTGTACTCAGCCACAATTTGGCGGAACTCTTCACCGTCAATTGTTTCCTTCTCAATCAACAAATCAACGAGACGGTCAACCACTTCGCGGTTTTGGCGCATGATCTGACAGGCCTCTTCGTAGCAATGAGCAACAATTGAGCGTACCTGAGCATCAATCCGAGAAGCAATTTCCTCAGAATATTCGCTGCGGCTTGTCCAATCTCGACCTAAAAATACTTCCCCACTCTGGCTTTCTAAAGACAGGGGTCCGAGGTCAGACATCCCGAAGCGAGTTACCATTTGCCGTGCTAGTCCTGTAACCTGTTGCAGGTCGCCGCCAGCACCAGTGGTGATTTCCGAATCGCCAAAGATAACTTCCTCAGCAGCACGTCCGCCTAAAGCGCCTTTAATGCGCGCTAGGAGTTGCGATCGCGAAACCAATCCTGAATCCTCAGATGGAGTAAACCAGGTTAAACCGCGTGCTTGTCCTCGTGGAACCAGAGTTACTTTCTGTACGGGGTCGTGATCGGGAACCAGGGTGCCAATAATCCCGTGACCGATTTCATGGTAGGCAATCAGTCGCTTGCTCTTGCTGTCTACTAGAGGCGTGCCTTCCATCCCAGCAACCACTCGGTCTACAGCGTCGTTGATTTCCAACATAGTGATGGCATCTTTACGACGACGAGCTGTTAAAATTGCACCCTCGTTGAGCAGGTTGGCTAAGTCAGCACCTGTGAAACCTGGGGTACGACGAGCGATCGCTTCTAAGGATACTTCCGGAGCAATTTTTTTGTTGCGGGCGTGTACTTCCAGAATTGCCACACGACCTTTCAAGTCGGGAGCATCGACCATTACTTGACGGTCAAAGCGTCCCGGACGCAATAAGGCGGAATCTAGTACATCGGGGCGGTTGGTGGCAGCAATAATAATAATCCCGGTATTGCCTTCAAAGCCGTCCATCTCGGTCAGCAACTGGTTGAGGGTTTGTTCCCTCTCGTCGTTACCGCCACCAATTCCAGCGCCGCGTTGCCGTCCTACAGCGTCAATTTCATCGATGAAAATCAGACAAGGGGCGTTTTCTTTGGCTTTTTTGAACAAGTCGCGGACGCGGGATGCACCAACGCCGACAAACATTTCCACGAACTCAGATCCAGAGATGCTGAAAAATGGGACTCCAGCTTCGCCGGCGATCGCTTTTGCCAATAAAGTCTTACCAGTTCCCGGAGGGCCTACTAACAGCACTCCTTTGGGAATTCTCGCTCCCACTGCTGTAAACCGTTCCGGTTGCTTCAGGAAGGTAACAACTTCTTCTAGTTCTTCTTTGGCTTCTTCAATCCCAGCTACATCGTCAAATTTGATTCCTGTTTTTGCTTCCATCTGGAATCTGGCTCTGGATTTGCCAAAGTTCATCGCTTGACCGGGGCCACCAGGAATGTTGCTAGAGCGACGGAACAAGAAAAACAGCCCAGCAATCAACAGAATCGGGAAAATCAAATTTCCCAGAAATCCCCAAATAGCGCCGTCGTTACGGGCTGGATGGGTATCAAAGCTGATATTAGCTTTTCTGAGCTGAGAAATCAGTTCTGGAGCATTTGATGGCAAATCTACCCGCAGCCGCTGTATTCGGTTATCCAGGTCTGGATCGACGGCTTCCACAATTGCCGTCCGACCACCATCGTATAGGTCAACACTGGTTAAGCGACCGTCATTGAGATATTCCAAAAAGCGCCCGTAGGTCATGCGAGTGCTGGCGGTGTTCTTACCCATGTCAGCAGGAGCGGCAGCAAATGCCCCTTGCCACAGGAAAAACCCGATTACCAAGGCTGGTAATGTCCAAAGAACTAATATTCTCCAAGAAAATTTCATAAGCTAGTGGGGTCTCCAAACGGTTAATATATGCAGATTCAATCCAGCTCTGGAGTCATGACAAAGACTAAATGAGCGCAGTATCTTCGCTGTTTTTTTTCACTCGTGCAATCTGGCGAGCCTGAGTGAGGCGTTAGTAAACATTTTAACGTTGAACTTAATCAAATTTAACTTAATTCTCAGGATTAGGGCAACTAATGGCTAGTTAATACTACAAGAGATGTAAATTGTCAATCGCCGAAATGGGAGTTAATTTTTTGAATTTTGCTTTAATCACGGGAGATAGCCAGCAGCCTTTAATACGGTTTCTGAACTGAGGCTACATATCGCGTCCTAAATTATAAAAAGAGCTAATGATTCGTGAAGGCGAGATACCCGACTTCTCTAAGAAGTCGGGTATCTGAAGGGCTGGCACCTCACAACTCTGCCGAGGATCGCTATATGTTTCTTCCAGAGCGATCGCTAGATCAAACATTAATCCAAAAAGGTATGACGCGCCCGCTTCCGAGGTTTAAGCCACGAGAAGCAGACGCGCCAATGTAGTCAATTTAGATTATGAGGATGAAAGCCTTCCGGGGCAGTTTCAACCCTAGTAGGTTTCTACGTGCCAGCGACCAGCTTTCTTCATCGCCCGTTGGTATTCAGTCCAGTTCACCCCTTGCTTGGCGGCGACGGCAGAAAGCGCTTCATCAATGCCACCTTCCATACCCTTCAATCCACAGATGTAGGTGTGGGTATTGTCTTTCTGCATCAGTTCCCAAAGTTTTTCAGCATTCTCAGCAATCCGGTCTTGGATGTACATTCTGCCGCCTTGGGGGTTTTTCTGTTCGCGACTGATGGCGTAGGTCAGGCGGAGGTTGTCCGGGTACTTATCCTGCAACTCTTCCAATTCTTCTTTATAGAGGATGTTGGGAGTTGTAGCGATACCAAAGAAGAGCCATGCCAAACCGTTGAACTTATAGTCGGGGTTGGCTGCTCTTTCGGCATCTTTGAACATCCGCCATAGGTAAGCGCGGAATGGCGCAATTCCAGTTCCTGTTGCCATCATAATAATCGTGGCATTCGGATCGTCTGGAAGCAGCATTTCCTTACCAGTTGGCCCGGTGATTTTCACTTCATCCCCAGGCTGGAGACCGCAGATGTGGCTAGAGCAAACACCATAGACCATTTCGCCAGTCTCAGGATGCTTGTACTCTAGTCTCCGGACGCACAGGGATACAGTCTTGTCATCAACTGCATCACCGTGACGAGTTGAAGCAATCGAGTAGAGCCTGAGTTTTTCCGGTTTGCCTTTCTTGTCGATTCCCGGCGGGATGATACCAATACTTTGACCTTCTAAATATCGTAAATCCCCCTCAGAAATATCGAAGGTGACGTGACGACAAGTGCCGATTCCGCCCTCACGAACCATTTCTTCATTGCTGATACACCGACCAATAAAGGGATTATTCGGACGGTAGATATTAACGGGAATATCTTTTTCAGTCTTTTCCTTTGCTTGAGTCATAGGCTTGCTTTCTTCTCCTGCTTTCTTGTCCTGTGCTGCGGGTTGTGAAGAAGTGGCTTGCCCATTCGCTTCGCTTGTTTGTGCCACAGAGCGGTTGGCTAAAGAGCCATTCATGCTGCTGTCAACACTCAGTTGCTGGATGTTGACAATTTTGCCACCCATGCGAGCGATCCGCCGCATTTCTTGGTTCATGCGGCTGTATGGCACTGTGATGAATACGCTACCACTGCGACGAATGGGGTAGTTCATTTGGTCAGTTTGTTCGTTCTGACGCAGACCCACCACTTCATAAACAAAGACGCGGCTCCCAGATTCTGTATTCGCAGTACCGTTGGCTGTGCTTGAGTTATACATTAGCTGTTAAATATCTCCTCCGATCCCAGGTTCACTTAACATTCTGCTACAAAGCGCACTCCTAAAGCACATACCATCTGTACTTAGCGATTGATCAAAATGGAGCGCGATCGCTCACTTTAGGGTCGTCACCATTGGGAGAGCGCCCAGTTTCTTAGCCGAGAACCCAATGTTTGCACTTCCACAATACAGAGTCATCCCAGCAGAGAATGTCGCTATTGAGTCAATTTAATTTTTTCTTTCTAAAAATGCGCTCGTAAAGCGTAGCATAAGAACTGAGCGAGATAATTCTAATCACAGTCAGCCTTGTAGCGTTTATCTCATTCTGGTAAGATACAGTGTAGCAGCTAGTATTAAATACTTACTGGACTGGGCTTGAGTCGTCCCCAACGGGCAACAGCTTTCAGCTGTGCTGTATGTTCAGAATGGTTATGCTTTAGTGCTTATGC
Coding sequences within:
- the ftsH2 gene encoding ATP-dependent zinc metalloprotease FtsH2, with amino-acid sequence MKFSWRILVLWTLPALVIGFFLWQGAFAAAPADMGKNTASTRMTYGRFLEYLNDGRLTSVDLYDGGRTAIVEAVDPDLDNRIQRLRVDLPSNAPELISQLRKANISFDTHPARNDGAIWGFLGNLIFPILLIAGLFFLFRRSSNIPGGPGQAMNFGKSRARFQMEAKTGIKFDDVAGIEEAKEELEEVVTFLKQPERFTAVGARIPKGVLLVGPPGTGKTLLAKAIAGEAGVPFFSISGSEFVEMFVGVGASRVRDLFKKAKENAPCLIFIDEIDAVGRQRGAGIGGGNDEREQTLNQLLTEMDGFEGNTGIIIIAATNRPDVLDSALLRPGRFDRQVMVDAPDLKGRVAILEVHARNKKIAPEVSLEAIARRTPGFTGADLANLLNEGAILTARRRKDAITMLEINDAVDRVVAGMEGTPLVDSKSKRLIAYHEIGHGIIGTLVPDHDPVQKVTLVPRGQARGLTWFTPSEDSGLVSRSQLLARIKGALGGRAAEEVIFGDSEITTGAGGDLQQVTGLARQMVTRFGMSDLGPLSLESQSGEVFLGRDWTSRSEYSEEIASRIDAQVRSIVAHCYEEACQIMRQNREVVDRLVDLLIEKETIDGEEFRQIVAEYTEVPEKEQFVPTL
- the petH gene encoding ferredoxin--NADP reductase, which encodes MYNSSTANGTANTESGSRVFVYEVVGLRQNEQTDQMNYPIRRSGSVFITVPYSRMNQEMRRIARMGGKIVNIQQLSVDSSMNGSLANRSVAQTSEANGQATSSQPAAQDKKAGEESKPMTQAKEKTEKDIPVNIYRPNNPFIGRCISNEEMVREGGIGTCRHVTFDISEGDLRYLEGQSIGIIPPGIDKKGKPEKLRLYSIASTRHGDAVDDKTVSLCVRRLEYKHPETGEMVYGVCSSHICGLQPGDEVKITGPTGKEMLLPDDPNATIIMMATGTGIAPFRAYLWRMFKDAERAANPDYKFNGLAWLFFGIATTPNILYKEELEELQDKYPDNLRLTYAISREQKNPQGGRMYIQDRIAENAEKLWELMQKDNTHTYICGLKGMEGGIDEALSAVAAKQGVNWTEYQRAMKKAGRWHVETY